One window of Dyadobacter sandarakinus genomic DNA carries:
- a CDS encoding succinate dehydrogenase cytochrome b subunit — translation MSWFSQTLTSSIGKKLLMALTGIFLITFLVIHATINAMIFYNDGGETFSHWGHFMGTNPIIRTLEIVLIAGFLLHIVDGLILWKNNTEARPVKYAVSNPSANSTWYSRSMGLLGTLLLIFLVVHTAQFWIPNRSNQFATGEELNLYQMMLSTFKNEWVVLIYVLGCASLFWHLLHGFKSAFQTLGLHHIKYNGFISFLGTAFSVVVSILFALMPIAIYLGWVD, via the coding sequence ATGTCGTGGTTTTCACAAACGTTAACGAGCTCCATCGGAAAGAAGCTTCTGATGGCTCTTACCGGGATTTTCCTAATAACTTTTCTGGTGATTCATGCCACCATCAATGCCATGATCTTCTACAATGACGGGGGCGAAACGTTCTCTCACTGGGGGCATTTTATGGGCACCAACCCGATCATCCGTACGCTTGAAATCGTGCTGATTGCGGGCTTCCTGCTTCACATTGTGGATGGTCTGATCCTCTGGAAAAATAATACCGAAGCCAGGCCTGTGAAGTATGCGGTAAGCAACCCGTCAGCCAACAGTACCTGGTACTCGCGCAGCATGGGACTGCTCGGAACGCTGCTGCTGATCTTTCTGGTGGTACATACTGCCCAGTTCTGGATTCCTAACCGTTCCAACCAGTTTGCTACCGGCGAGGAGCTGAACCTGTACCAGATGATGCTGTCTACTTTTAAAAATGAGTGGGTTGTGCTGATCTACGTGCTGGGTTGTGCCTCCCTTTTCTGGCACTTGCTGCATGGTTTTAAAAGTGCATTCCAGACACTGGGCCTGCACCACATCAAGTACAATGGTTTTATTTCTTTTCTCGGGACTGCATTCTCGGTTGTCGTATCGATCCTGTTTGCATTAATGCCGATTGCGATTTACCTGGGCTGGGTAGACTAA
- a CDS encoding fumarate reductase/succinate dehydrogenase flavoprotein subunit, translating to MATSSRLDARIPQGSIESKWSRYRSSVPLVNPANKRNIEIIVIGTGLAGASAAATLAELGYKVKAFCFQDSPRRAHSIAAQGGINAAKNYQNDGDSVYRLFYDTIKGGDYRAREANVHRLAEVSGSIIDQCVAAGVPFAREYGGLLSNRSFGGTQVQRTFYAAGQTGQQLLLGAYSGLQRQVGMGTVKMYNRHEMHDIVMIDGKCRGIIARNLITGEIERHAAHAVLLCSGGYGNVFYLSTNAMGSNVTAAWKAHKKGAFFGNPCFTQIHPTCIPVSGEHQSKLTLMSESLRNDGRIWVPKAQNDNRPGNEIPEEERDYYLERRYPAFGNLVPRDIASRAAKERCDAGYGVGSSKLAVYLDFAAAVERYGRAEANKNNVHNPLDADIITWGKAVVKEKYGNLFDMYKQITGEDPYEVPMRIYPAVHYTMGGLWVDYNLMTTVPGLYALGEANFSDHGANRLGASALMQGLADGYFVIPYTIGSYLASEIRTGKISTDHEAFVKTESEVKARINKLLTINGNISPEVFHRRLGKIMWEKCGMARNEAGLKEAIEEIRALRREFWTNVKVMGGEHEFNPELDKANRVADFIELGELMCMDALDRNESCGGHFREEYQTEEGEAMRDDENYMYVSAWEYKGDENWELHKEELVYENIKIAQRSYK from the coding sequence ATGGCAACTTCATCTCGTCTGGATGCCAGAATACCGCAGGGGTCGATAGAATCTAAATGGAGCAGGTACAGATCTTCTGTTCCTCTTGTCAACCCTGCCAATAAGCGTAACATTGAGATTATAGTAATAGGTACCGGTCTTGCAGGTGCTTCGGCTGCGGCAACGCTGGCTGAGCTGGGATATAAAGTCAAGGCTTTCTGCTTCCAGGATTCTCCGCGCCGCGCGCACTCGATTGCTGCCCAGGGCGGGATCAATGCAGCGAAAAACTACCAGAATGACGGAGACTCCGTTTACCGTCTTTTTTATGACACAATAAAAGGAGGTGACTACCGTGCGCGGGAGGCTAATGTTCACCGGCTGGCCGAAGTATCGGGTAGCATTATTGACCAGTGCGTAGCTGCCGGGGTTCCTTTTGCAAGGGAGTACGGCGGGTTGCTATCCAACCGCTCTTTTGGTGGTACGCAGGTTCAGCGTACATTTTACGCAGCCGGCCAAACCGGGCAGCAATTGCTGCTGGGTGCATATTCAGGCTTGCAGCGGCAGGTAGGTATGGGTACGGTTAAAATGTACAACCGCCACGAGATGCACGATATTGTCATGATTGACGGTAAATGCCGCGGTATCATAGCCCGTAACCTTATTACCGGTGAAATTGAGCGCCATGCCGCGCACGCTGTACTGCTTTGTTCAGGCGGCTATGGTAACGTATTTTACTTGTCAACCAATGCCATGGGCAGCAACGTTACGGCTGCCTGGAAAGCACATAAAAAGGGAGCTTTCTTTGGAAATCCCTGCTTTACACAAATTCACCCAACCTGTATTCCGGTTTCGGGTGAGCACCAGTCTAAGCTGACCCTGATGTCGGAATCGCTCCGTAATGACGGACGCATCTGGGTACCAAAAGCACAGAATGACAATCGTCCAGGTAACGAAATTCCTGAAGAGGAACGTGACTATTACCTGGAACGCCGCTACCCTGCATTCGGTAACCTGGTTCCACGCGATATTGCATCCCGTGCTGCCAAGGAAAGGTGTGATGCAGGATATGGAGTAGGTTCTTCCAAGCTGGCTGTATACCTCGACTTTGCTGCGGCTGTTGAGCGTTACGGAAGAGCGGAAGCCAACAAAAACAATGTTCACAATCCACTGGATGCGGACATTATCACATGGGGTAAGGCGGTTGTAAAGGAGAAATACGGTAACCTGTTTGATATGTACAAGCAGATCACCGGCGAAGATCCTTACGAAGTTCCGATGCGTATTTATCCGGCGGTACACTATACCATGGGAGGACTTTGGGTTGATTATAACCTGATGACCACGGTACCGGGACTGTATGCATTGGGCGAAGCCAACTTCTCCGATCATGGTGCAAACCGCCTGGGGGCATCAGCCCTGATGCAGGGACTGGCCGACGGGTATTTTGTAATCCCTTATACCATTGGATCCTACCTCGCCAGCGAAATCCGCACAGGTAAAATATCGACCGATCACGAAGCTTTTGTTAAAACAGAAAGTGAAGTGAAAGCGAGGATCAACAAGCTGCTGACCATCAATGGCAATATATCTCCCGAGGTATTCCATCGCCGGTTAGGCAAAATCATGTGGGAGAAATGCGGGATGGCCAGGAATGAAGCCGGTTTGAAAGAAGCTATTGAGGAAATACGTGCACTTCGGAGAGAGTTCTGGACAAATGTAAAGGTGATGGGAGGCGAACATGAGTTTAACCCTGAGCTGGACAAAGCGAACCGCGTAGCCGACTTTATTGAGCTGGGAGAGCTGATGTGTATGGATGCGCTTGACAGAAATGAATCCTGCGGAGGACACTTCCGCGAGGAATACCAGACCGAAGAAGGCGAAGCAATGCGTGACGACGAAAATTATATGTACGTTTCGGCATGGGAATATAAAGGTGATGAAAACTGGGAACTTCATAAGGAAGAGCTCGTTTATGAAAACATCAAGATTGCTCAAAGGAGCTACAAGTAA
- a CDS encoding ABC transporter ATP-binding protein — protein sequence MIEVSNIVKAFSGKEVLKGISATFQKGQTNLIIGGSGTGKSVLLKCMIGLARPDQGNVLYDGRDFYNSDKDTQQALRREMGVLFQGGALFDSKTVEENVRFPLDMLTDQSAQEKQDRVAFCLQRVGLEAAAKRMPSEISGGMKKRVGIARAIVMNPIYLFCDEPNSGLDPLTSVKIDELIKEITEEYQITTIIITHDMNSVLEIGDNITFLYQGNKLWEGESKDITRTNVPELREFLFSNKLLREMQN from the coding sequence ATGATTGAAGTCAGCAATATTGTAAAGGCTTTCAGTGGCAAGGAAGTACTTAAAGGTATCTCCGCTACATTCCAAAAAGGACAAACCAACCTGATTATTGGTGGAAGCGGTACCGGCAAGAGTGTTTTATTAAAATGCATGATTGGACTTGCCAGGCCCGATCAGGGGAATGTGCTGTACGACGGCCGCGATTTTTACAACTCCGACAAAGATACCCAGCAGGCACTCCGCCGCGAAATGGGTGTATTGTTTCAGGGAGGTGCATTGTTTGATTCCAAAACAGTGGAAGAAAACGTGCGTTTTCCATTGGATATGCTCACCGACCAGTCTGCACAGGAAAAGCAGGACCGGGTGGCATTTTGCCTGCAAAGGGTGGGGCTGGAAGCTGCTGCCAAACGAATGCCGTCCGAGATCAGCGGAGGGATGAAAAAGCGGGTGGGAATTGCCCGGGCGATTGTAATGAATCCTATTTATCTCTTCTGCGATGAGCCCAACTCCGGCCTTGATCCGTTGACCTCTGTTAAGATCGATGAACTGATCAAGGAAATTACCGAAGAGTACCAGATCACGACCATCATCATCACCCACGACATGAACTCCGTGTTGGAAATCGGGGACAATATTACTTTCCTGTACCAGGGCAACAAGCTCTGGGAAGGCGAAAGCAAGGACATTACCCGCACCAACGTGCCTGAACTGCGCGAGTTTTTGTTTTCCAATAAGCTTCTGCGCGAAATGCAGAACTAG
- a CDS encoding TetR/AcrR family transcriptional regulator — protein MKIDKVKKRDRERTKSKILRAVGEVIEQYGTEKVGVNLIARTAGVNKVLIYRYFESVDGLMEQYVQSGEYTSTLGTEYVDNIPPLESSNRAEALTDLMLTFLNDLRQRKATRDLLRWEIGTGKTILSDARNKMARQIVDKIGDLPDYSDTNALVAFLSAGIYFLTISTDYREEMLDVDLHSDEGWQRIETLIKKIIKNARD, from the coding sequence ATGAAAATAGATAAAGTTAAAAAGCGCGACCGGGAGCGGACTAAGAGTAAAATCCTTCGGGCGGTTGGTGAGGTTATCGAGCAATATGGCACTGAAAAGGTGGGAGTTAACCTTATTGCAAGAACCGCCGGTGTTAACAAAGTACTTATTTACCGGTATTTTGAAAGTGTTGACGGACTCATGGAGCAGTACGTACAGTCCGGGGAATACACATCGACGCTGGGCACGGAGTACGTTGACAACATACCGCCGCTCGAATCTTCAAACCGCGCAGAAGCACTTACCGACCTGATGCTTACTTTCCTGAACGACCTTCGCCAGCGCAAGGCTACCCGCGATCTGCTGCGCTGGGAAATAGGCACAGGCAAGACCATCCTGTCGGATGCGCGAAACAAAATGGCACGCCAGATCGTCGATAAGATTGGCGACCTGCCCGATTACAGTGACACCAATGCGCTTGTTGCCTTCCTTTCGGCAGGTATTTACTTCCTTACCATCTCCACTGATTACCGCGAAGAAATGCTCGATGTTGACCTGCATTCCGATGAGGGCTGGCAGCGGATTGAGACATTGATCAAAAAAATCATCAAAAATGCCCGTGACTAA
- a CDS encoding MlaE family ABC transporter permease yields MSVIGKYFIFLGTFFVRGEKASVYWRRLMEECVGIGVSSIFIVAIVSSFIGAVSCIQTAYNLVSPIIPVSTVALIVRDMEILELAPTITCIVLAGKVGSNIASELGTMRITEQIDALEVMGINSSSYLVLPKVAAAMLTFPMLVIFSAFLGILGGYAAGTLTGVISERDFLYGIRDSFVPYNIFFMCVKPFVFGFLIATISSFKGFFTTGGALEVGKASTEAVTNSCISILIADYLLAQLLL; encoded by the coding sequence ATGTCTGTAATAGGTAAATACTTTATTTTTCTGGGGACATTCTTTGTGCGTGGGGAAAAGGCTTCGGTATACTGGCGGCGGCTGATGGAGGAGTGCGTGGGGATTGGTGTAAGCTCTATTTTTATTGTAGCCATAGTCTCGTCTTTCATCGGGGCCGTATCCTGTATACAAACTGCCTACAACCTCGTAAGTCCCATCATTCCGGTATCAACTGTGGCTCTGATTGTGCGCGATATGGAAATTCTCGAACTCGCGCCTACCATCACCTGCATTGTACTGGCAGGAAAAGTGGGTTCCAACATTGCCAGTGAGCTGGGTACCATGCGCATTACCGAGCAGATTGATGCGCTGGAAGTGATGGGGATCAATTCTTCTTCTTACCTGGTGCTGCCCAAGGTCGCCGCAGCCATGCTGACATTTCCGATGCTCGTTATATTTTCAGCTTTTCTGGGGATTTTGGGTGGGTATGCTGCCGGAACGCTTACGGGTGTTATTAGTGAGCGCGACTTTCTTTATGGTATCCGCGACTCCTTTGTGCCTTACAATATCTTTTTTATGTGCGTCAAACCTTTTGTTTTTGGGTTTCTGATTGCAACAATTTCTTCCTTTAAAGGGTTTTTTACAACGGGAGGTGCACTGGAAGTTGGTAAAGCCAGTACGGAAGCAGTGACCAACAGCTGTATTTCCATACTTATTGCCGACTACCTGCTTGCACAGCTTCTATTGTAA
- a CDS encoding lipopolysaccharide biosynthesis protein: MSVLKKLASETATYGISTMLGRFLNYLLVALHTKLFEPEQIAAQGQLYAYAGLGLVLYTFGMETAFFRFARQESDRKQYYDLILSAVILISVFFSGTLFIFARDIAAFIRYPESVSIVRMFAVIMAIDGIVSIPFARLRLEGKGKKFVVIRVTNILITIALNLFFLLVCRDIHAGRYLTFLQPFINLFYNPAHAPDYIVLANLIANLLFFWMLRKELTDFRFVFDRTLFKPVWVYAFPIMVMNAGGVINMLFDRAFIQFLLPDNFYPGRSTKTAIGIYVQCYKLSIFMNLAIQAFKYAAEPFFFSRGEDKNAPPVFAEVTKWFVIICVLMWVGICINLDLFAALFLKQKIYHEGLPIVPWLLAGYLFLGIYYNLATWFKLTDKTHYGTWLTLSGAAVTIITSFILVPRIGYLGFAIAFALSGFWMLAACYFLGQKYYPVPYNVTSALGYIGAATLVIFASSSLKIEELHIAVPVHMLIFAVFAGAVFLIEKRNLPFFRRKQA, translated from the coding sequence ATGAGTGTACTTAAAAAACTCGCCAGCGAAACGGCCACGTACGGCATCAGCACCATGCTGGGCCGCTTTCTCAATTACCTGCTGGTCGCACTGCACACCAAACTTTTTGAACCGGAACAAATTGCGGCACAGGGGCAGCTGTATGCTTATGCAGGTCTGGGCCTGGTACTATACACTTTCGGGATGGAAACTGCTTTTTTCCGTTTTGCCAGGCAGGAGTCTGACCGTAAGCAATATTACGACCTGATCCTCAGTGCCGTAATCCTGATCAGCGTTTTCTTTTCAGGTACGCTTTTCATCTTTGCCCGCGATATTGCCGCCTTCATCAGGTATCCCGAGAGTGTATCCATTGTGCGCATGTTTGCAGTGATCATGGCCATTGACGGTATCGTTTCCATTCCGTTTGCCAGGTTGCGCCTCGAAGGCAAAGGCAAAAAGTTTGTTGTGATCCGTGTAACCAACATTCTCATCACCATTGCGCTTAATTTGTTTTTCCTGCTGGTGTGCAGGGACATCCATGCAGGCAGGTACCTGACCTTCCTGCAACCTTTTATCAATCTCTTTTACAACCCCGCACATGCGCCGGACTACATTGTACTCGCCAACCTGATAGCAAACCTGCTGTTTTTCTGGATGCTGCGAAAAGAGCTCACTGACTTCCGGTTTGTATTTGACCGCACCTTGTTCAAGCCCGTGTGGGTGTATGCCTTTCCCATTATGGTGATGAATGCAGGAGGCGTGATCAACATGCTTTTCGACCGGGCATTTATCCAGTTTTTACTTCCCGACAATTTCTATCCCGGTCGCAGTACCAAAACCGCCATCGGCATTTACGTACAATGCTACAAGCTGTCGATCTTCATGAACCTGGCTATTCAGGCATTTAAATATGCAGCCGAACCTTTCTTCTTCTCAAGAGGGGAAGACAAGAATGCGCCACCGGTATTTGCCGAAGTCACGAAATGGTTTGTGATCATATGCGTGCTGATGTGGGTGGGGATATGCATTAATCTCGACCTTTTTGCAGCGTTGTTTTTGAAGCAAAAAATATATCACGAAGGTCTGCCCATTGTACCCTGGCTTTTGGCAGGATACCTTTTCCTGGGTATTTACTATAATCTGGCAACCTGGTTCAAGCTGACGGATAAAACGCATTACGGCACGTGGCTGACCCTGTCCGGGGCTGCTGTTACCATTATTACCAGCTTCATACTGGTACCGCGTATTGGCTACCTGGGATTTGCAATTGCATTTGCATTATCGGGATTCTGGATGCTGGCAGCGTGTTATTTTTTAGGGCAAAAATATTATCCGGTACCGTACAATGTCACTTCGGCGCTTGGCTATATCGGTGCCGCCACGCTGGTGATTTTTGCTTCATCTTCCCTGAAAATAGAGGAACTCCACATAGCCGTGCCGGTACATATGTTGATTTTTGCAGTTTTTGCAGGTGCAGTATTCCTGATAGAAAAGCGCAATCTGCCTTTTTTCAGAAGAAAGCAAGCCTAG
- a CDS encoding SDR family oxidoreductase, with protein sequence MNPLAVITGGTKGIGRALIERFMAGGYDIITCARNAEQLAALQRNMQEHYPAAHLDYQAADLSDRNAVTAFSAFVQSKQQTPEVLINNTGVFYPGQIHNEPEGTLEKTIETNLYSAYYITRGIVPGMMDKRKGHIFNICSTASITAYPNGGAYGISKFALYGMTKTLREEMKTYQVKVTAVLPGATLTDSWNGVDLPAERFIDPNDVAEAVWAASQLSYRAVVEEILIRPQLGDLD encoded by the coding sequence ATGAATCCACTGGCAGTTATTACGGGCGGGACGAAGGGAATCGGCCGGGCATTGATTGAACGTTTTATGGCCGGCGGCTACGATATTATCACCTGCGCCCGGAATGCGGAACAACTTGCTGCTTTGCAGCGTAACATGCAGGAACATTACCCCGCAGCACACCTGGATTACCAGGCAGCAGACCTGTCTGACCGGAATGCGGTAACCGCATTTTCCGCTTTTGTCCAATCAAAACAACAAACGCCAGAGGTACTGATCAACAATACGGGCGTCTTTTATCCGGGACAAATCCACAATGAGCCGGAAGGTACATTGGAAAAAACCATTGAGACGAACCTGTACAGTGCTTACTACATTACCCGCGGCATCGTACCCGGCATGATGGACAAGCGTAAGGGCCATATTTTTAATATATGCTCTACGGCAAGTATTACTGCATATCCCAATGGAGGCGCCTACGGGATTTCCAAATTTGCGCTTTATGGTATGACAAAGACCTTGCGCGAAGAAATGAAAACATACCAGGTAAAGGTAACCGCTGTACTTCCGGGCGCTACCCTGACCGACAGCTGGAATGGTGTTGACCTGCCTGCAGAGAGGTTTATTGATCCTAATGATGTAGCTGAGGCTGTGTGGGCAGCCAGTCAGCTCTCTTACAGGGCGGTGGTGGAAGAAATCCTCATTCGCCCGCAGCTTGGAGATTTGGATTAA
- the fabD gene encoding ACP S-malonyltransferase: MKRAFVFPGQGSQYKGMGLDLYQSSDSAKALFEEANQILGFEITKVMFEGTDEELKQTNVTQPAIFIHSVIAAKISTDFDPNMVAGHSLGEFSALVAAGAITFEDGLKLVAKRAAAMQKACELRPSTMAAILGLPDKVIEDVCAGITDQIVVPANYNCPGQVVISGSLEGVEKACELLKAAGAKRALILPVGGAFHSPLMEPAREELATAINEAEFEAPICPIYQNVDARPATEVTVIKNNLIAQLTAPVRWTQSVEQMVADGAESFTECGPGKVLQGLIKKIAASVEVKSI; this comes from the coding sequence ATGAAAAGGGCATTTGTTTTTCCCGGACAGGGATCGCAATACAAAGGAATGGGCCTTGACCTGTATCAATCCTCGGATTCAGCCAAGGCACTCTTCGAGGAGGCTAACCAGATCCTGGGTTTTGAAATTACCAAGGTGATGTTCGAGGGTACTGATGAGGAGTTGAAACAGACCAATGTTACCCAGCCAGCCATTTTTATTCATTCGGTCATTGCAGCCAAAATCAGCACCGACTTTGATCCCAACATGGTTGCGGGACATTCGCTCGGTGAATTTTCAGCCCTGGTTGCGGCGGGTGCCATTACTTTTGAGGACGGCCTGAAACTGGTTGCCAAGCGGGCTGCTGCCATGCAGAAAGCCTGTGAGCTGAGGCCTTCTACCATGGCTGCCATCCTAGGGTTGCCAGACAAAGTGATTGAGGATGTATGCGCAGGAATTACCGACCAGATTGTGGTACCTGCCAATTACAACTGTCCTGGCCAGGTTGTGATCTCAGGAAGTCTCGAAGGAGTAGAAAAAGCGTGTGAACTATTGAAAGCTGCGGGAGCCAAGCGTGCATTGATATTACCTGTGGGCGGCGCATTCCATTCACCGCTGATGGAGCCCGCCAGAGAAGAGCTGGCAACTGCCATTAACGAAGCCGAATTTGAAGCACCCATCTGCCCTATTTATCAGAATGTGGATGCACGCCCTGCCACGGAAGTGACGGTTATCAAAAACAACCTGATCGCTCAGCTCACTGCGCCTGTACGCTGGACCCAATCCGTTGAGCAAATGGTGGCCGACGGAGCTGAAAGCTTCACAGAATGTGGCCCCGGAAAGGTGCTTCAGGGCTTAATCAAAAAGATTGCAGCAAGTGTGGAGGTAAAAAGCATTTAA
- a CDS encoding T9SS type B sorting domain-containing protein, producing the protein MRSVLPFLLFFFLILLGAGFEARATHIRAGEITARRISLTSPTYEIKLTAYFDIQNGPGASEAQTKVFFTIGNVRSSGIPDIIEAPRQLPFPNIGNNTTQNTYIINYTFPSTGKYRISFEEDNRNNGILNIGPPPTQNLNFYVSTILEINSTLGLNQTPVLLNAPIDLAAVGQRYIHNPNAFDADGDSLAYRLFIPQRSGVNGAGINLQYVDPNQIGTPGQTETGASPATFRMDKLTGDLIWDAPVTKGYYNVAFIVEEWRDGVLIGEIVRDMQIIVEDARNDRPLIQPIPDICVEAGTLINQRVTATDKNGDKLTLTSTGGVYQSTLISPALASFNVANQGAQGSVNGQFIWQTSCNHIRLEPYDVLFKVEDAAGPGVPNASLFRKLVDMTTLSIRVYGPKATGLRAVAATDPAGVAYRLTWDSYKCQIAGAKIVVYRKVGCTDIPEDVCITGLDPSSGYTEVGRVDVNQTSYLDNNNGTGLQSGVSYSYRLVVEFPRPGTNINEPGSLVGGGESVASDEFCLNLPLVMPVITNVTVDSTSATKGVITVKWIRPVAKSGLPAQYRLYRGVGQNGTPSTLVATINTNLTPGAADTLFVDRNLNTEGNAYNYRLDYYTTQNGQLTKFDDTETASSVRLEQGAAEPDEIRLNWSALVPWSNNNRIHRVYREDKRNPGTFNRIAEVSVKGNQTFTYLDDGTDKYAADGTINTTIVADSNYCYKVETVGSYNNSQIRPAVLYNFSQILCISSADTSKPCPPVLTLDPLNCDSLNAHPDAFCGEVSFTNHLSWRYPSEVNGKECDANVSSYKIYYARYEDETPGLIATVTTPPSPLATTYDHQGLTSFAGCYYVTAVNRFGAESAPSNTVCKDNCPMYVLPNVFTPNNDGKNDIFQPYECPSFVQSVEFKAFNRWGAQVYSTRDVNINWNGTTNNGKELAAGQYYYEATIHFESSRRESPAKVLKGWVQLLR; encoded by the coding sequence ATGCGCTCTGTTTTACCTTTTCTATTATTCTTTTTCCTGATTTTACTGGGTGCCGGGTTTGAAGCCAGGGCCACGCACATTCGTGCCGGGGAAATCACCGCACGCAGGATCTCGCTTACCTCTCCCACCTACGAGATCAAGCTGACTGCCTATTTTGACATCCAAAATGGCCCGGGTGCGTCGGAAGCGCAAACCAAGGTATTCTTTACGATTGGAAACGTAAGGTCCAGCGGTATTCCCGACATCATTGAAGCTCCCCGGCAGCTGCCTTTTCCCAACATCGGCAACAATACCACCCAGAATACCTACATCATCAATTATACATTTCCTTCTACGGGTAAATACCGCATTTCCTTTGAAGAGGATAACCGGAATAACGGGATCCTGAACATTGGTCCCCCGCCCACGCAAAACCTGAACTTTTACGTCAGTACCATTCTGGAAATCAACTCTACCCTTGGCCTGAACCAGACACCGGTACTCCTGAATGCCCCGATAGATCTTGCCGCCGTAGGCCAGCGCTACATCCATAATCCCAATGCTTTTGACGCGGACGGAGACAGTCTTGCGTACCGCCTCTTTATCCCTCAGCGGAGCGGCGTGAATGGCGCAGGTATCAACCTTCAGTATGTGGATCCCAATCAGATCGGCACGCCCGGCCAAACGGAAACGGGTGCTTCTCCCGCTACGTTCAGGATGGACAAGCTGACCGGCGACCTCATCTGGGATGCTCCCGTCACAAAGGGTTATTATAACGTGGCGTTCATTGTTGAAGAATGGCGAGATGGCGTACTGATCGGAGAAATTGTGCGGGATATGCAGATTATTGTGGAAGATGCGAGGAACGACCGGCCCCTGATTCAACCTATACCTGATATCTGCGTCGAGGCCGGCACCCTGATCAACCAGCGCGTTACGGCTACGGACAAAAATGGCGACAAGCTAACGCTTACCTCAACCGGTGGTGTTTACCAGAGCACACTGATCTCTCCTGCGTTGGCTTCCTTTAATGTAGCAAACCAGGGCGCCCAGGGTTCTGTAAACGGGCAGTTTATATGGCAGACATCCTGTAACCACATTCGGCTCGAACCTTATGATGTGCTGTTTAAAGTGGAAGATGCAGCCGGGCCCGGCGTGCCTAATGCGTCTCTTTTCCGTAAACTGGTGGACATGACAACGCTGAGTATCCGGGTATACGGACCCAAGGCAACCGGATTGCGGGCCGTAGCGGCTACTGACCCGGCCGGTGTGGCGTACCGTCTTACCTGGGACAGTTATAAATGTCAGATTGCAGGTGCCAAAATTGTGGTTTACCGCAAGGTAGGATGTACGGATATACCCGAAGATGTTTGTATTACAGGCCTTGACCCAAGTTCCGGTTATACCGAGGTGGGGCGTGTGGATGTAAATCAGACTTCTTACCTTGACAATAACAATGGTACCGGGCTTCAATCCGGCGTTTCTTACAGCTACCGTCTGGTAGTGGAATTCCCACGCCCCGGTACAAACATCAATGAGCCGGGCAGCCTGGTTGGCGGTGGTGAAAGTGTCGCTTCTGACGAATTTTGCCTGAACCTGCCGCTGGTCATGCCTGTGATCACTAATGTAACCGTAGATTCCACCAGCGCGACCAAGGGTGTTATCACCGTAAAATGGATCCGTCCGGTAGCGAAGTCGGGCCTTCCTGCCCAGTACAGGCTTTACCGGGGTGTGGGACAGAACGGAACTCCTTCTACCCTCGTAGCTACAATCAATACCAACCTGACACCAGGCGCCGCAGATACTTTGTTTGTAGACCGTAATCTGAATACGGAAGGCAATGCATACAATTACCGACTTGATTATTATACCACTCAAAACGGACAGCTGACCAAGTTTGACGACACTGAAACAGCAAGCAGCGTGCGCCTGGAACAAGGTGCTGCTGAGCCCGATGAAATCAGGCTGAACTGGTCGGCATTGGTACCTTGGAGCAACAACAACCGCATCCACAGGGTGTACAGGGAAGACAAGCGTAATCCGGGCACCTTCAACCGCATTGCAGAGGTTTCGGTAAAAGGTAATCAGACATTCACTTACCTGGATGACGGAACGGACAAGTATGCTGCCGATGGAACGATCAACACTACCATCGTGGCCGACTCAAACTATTGCTATAAGGTTGAAACTGTGGGATCTTATAACAACAGCCAGATCAGACCTGCGGTATTGTATAACTTCTCCCAGATCCTATGTATTTCGTCGGCTGATACCAGCAAGCCCTGCCCGCCGGTACTAACCCTTGATCCACTGAATTGTGACTCGCTGAATGCACATCCCGATGCGTTCTGCGGAGAGGTCAGCTTTACCAATCATTTATCGTGGCGGTATCCTTCCGAGGTAAATGGAAAAGAATGTGATGCAAATGTATCGTCCTACAAGATCTACTATGCAAGGTATGAAGACGAAACACCAGGGCTGATTGCCACCGTGACCACCCCGCCGTCTCCTCTGGCAACTACCTATGATCATCAGGGACTTACTTCTTTTGCCGGATGTTATTACGTGACGGCAGTCAACAGGTTTGGTGCGGAGAGTGCCCCGAGCAATACGGTTTGCAAAGACAACTGTCCTATGTATGTACTACCCAATGTTTTCACACCCAATAACGACGGCAAAAACGACATTTTCCAGCCGTACGAATGCCCGAGCTTCGTGCAGTCAGTAGAATTTAAGGCCTTTAACAGGTGGGGAGCACAGGTTTACTCCACGCGTGACGTGAATATCAACTGGAATGGTACTACCAATAACGGTAAGGAACTTGCCGCCGGGCAGTACTATTATGAGGCTACGATTCACTTCGAGTCTTCCAGGAGAGAGAGCCCTGCTAAGGTGCTGAAAGGCTGGGTACAGCTGCTGAGGTGA